One window from the genome of Dyadobacter sp. CECT 9275 encodes:
- a CDS encoding RagB/SusD family nutrient uptake outer membrane protein, which translates to MKIYHKILKACCIFLLTFGMSSCEKYFELERPFQFPWQNAKELELAVREGYLHLSNDPWFNPMGSLSMVQFGQSDIVRLLPEAIQGNNYATQYYNRTYASAPSDKEVAETFKFLYYIITNNNAALQLLNDAERDGKDPFEGMVNADRELVKRYKGELYFMRGVAYWYLARLYAPPFDPKGANDSRHFVLRTDYVKTAEGLKEPYLGTVAEVWGLIQSDLEKAKELLPESYVTTETQPKGRANKFAASGMLARVYFITGQHAKSKAECDFILGSSMYDLSEDPIVAFNRTGAQSAKEVIWETAYVSPSTRFDRTPGIYGKNLYNNNNRGGDYSTYTMGYAALKEIGWMTDGLKGNYAEIPDAKKDKRYTQLYRRYEEYGAVGGDPNATCKVARPEVWVDKYFRSSSGRHSNRPMIRLAEIYLTRAILRFNTGDTQGAAQDLNVVRKRAGLGDITASDITASDIHNERTKELASEHGDRTHYLIGLRMPLGIGDRDPARFSPVAPPYSAYYWSVPIIEQQQNQSYK; encoded by the coding sequence ATGAAAATATATCATAAGATTCTCAAAGCCTGCTGTATTTTTCTTCTCACATTTGGGATGTCGTCCTGTGAAAAGTATTTCGAACTGGAAAGACCTTTTCAGTTCCCCTGGCAGAACGCGAAGGAGCTGGAACTTGCCGTTCGGGAAGGGTACCTGCATTTGTCCAATGATCCCTGGTTTAACCCCATGGGTTCCCTGTCAATGGTTCAGTTCGGCCAATCGGATATTGTAAGGTTACTGCCGGAAGCCATCCAGGGGAATAATTATGCCACTCAGTACTATAACCGCACCTATGCAAGCGCGCCATCGGATAAGGAAGTGGCCGAAACTTTCAAATTTTTATATTACATCATTACCAATAATAACGCAGCGCTACAATTGCTGAACGATGCGGAAAGAGACGGTAAGGATCCTTTTGAAGGGATGGTAAATGCTGACCGCGAGTTGGTGAAACGTTATAAAGGTGAATTGTATTTTATGCGCGGGGTAGCCTATTGGTATCTTGCAAGACTATATGCTCCTCCTTTCGATCCAAAGGGAGCTAATGACAGCCGCCATTTCGTTTTACGCACAGACTATGTCAAAACAGCGGAAGGATTGAAAGAACCCTATTTGGGTACAGTTGCGGAAGTTTGGGGGTTGATACAGAGCGATTTGGAAAAGGCAAAAGAATTGCTGCCCGAAAGTTACGTCACAACCGAAACCCAGCCGAAAGGAAGGGCGAACAAATTTGCAGCATCGGGTATGTTAGCAAGGGTATATTTCATAACCGGGCAGCATGCCAAATCAAAGGCTGAATGTGACTTTATACTGGGTAGTTCTATGTACGACCTTTCGGAAGATCCGATTGTGGCATTCAATCGCACGGGTGCGCAAAGTGCGAAAGAGGTTATCTGGGAAACAGCCTACGTGAGCCCAAGCACTCGTTTTGACAGGACGCCTGGTATTTATGGAAAGAACCTGTACAACAACAATAACCGGGGAGGGGATTATTCCACCTACACGATGGGATACGCCGCTTTGAAAGAAATCGGATGGATGACCGACGGACTCAAGGGCAACTACGCAGAAATACCGGATGCAAAAAAGGATAAGCGCTACACGCAACTTTACAGGCGTTATGAGGAATATGGCGCCGTTGGTGGTGATCCCAATGCAACTTGTAAAGTGGCAAGGCCGGAAGTATGGGTCGACAAGTACTTCCGCTCATCCAGCGGCCGCCATTCCAACAGGCCTATGATCAGACTTGCGGAAATTTACCTCACCCGTGCCATTCTGCGTTTTAATACCGGTGATACCCAAGGGGCCGCGCAAGACCTGAATGTGGTCAGAAAACGTGCCGGATTGGGAGATATCACAGCCTCGGATATCACAGCCAGCGATATCCACAACGAACGTACCAAGGAACTGGCTAGTGAGCATGGAGACCGCACCCATTACCTTATAGGATTACGCATGCCTTTAGGAATAGGTGACAGAGATCCGGCCCGTTTCTCGCCGGTAGCGCCGCCTTACTCCGCATACTACTGGTCCGTACCGATCATTGAGCAGCAGCAAAACCAGTCGTACAAATAG
- a CDS encoding metallophosphoesterase: MQKLCITICLIVFSYFIAKGQGKPILKFNAHARFKIVQFTDTHIQYDSYRSDSVLAVMKTVIKREKPNLVILTGDVVGSDNRKKAWLKVARVMSDAKVPWAASLGNHDAEYEITKEETMAAIVGLPYNLTISGPEELAGKGNYVLPIQSSKSQKTAALCYVLDSGEKPDPNAYEWMDDSQVQWYRKQSAAFTRQNSGTPLPSLAFFHIPFVEFHHVIGKSTTVGVNLDAIPASGSSRSNLFTTMQECKDVIGVFVGHEHNNNYIGCLDDICLGFGQATGRQIYGELGSGARVIELYEGQRKFDSWILKLYDNSREKDTWKPANSNERKFFVSYPRSFAEKKPNASKITMTADADTRLGIRLSGSGTATIDWGDGSAKQVLTLADGAGVKIDHTYPDASAHTIAINGEHITALDCRDSKLSYLDVSNNTALTFLDCSENRLTYLDLSNNTALKILWCNGNQLNYLDVSKNALLSELYCYRNLLTNLDVTKNTRLTWLNCYQNLLTSLDLGMNTLLRRLDCYENRLKTLDVSKNTALQWSVCCDNQLSAESLNALFATLPQSAAAAKLYVAGNPGEKDCDRSIAKSKNWTVGLRY, translated from the coding sequence ATGCAAAAGTTATGTATTACCATCTGTCTCATCGTCTTTTCTTATTTCATTGCCAAAGGACAGGGTAAGCCCATATTAAAGTTCAATGCTCACGCCAGGTTCAAAATTGTGCAGTTTACCGACACGCACATTCAATATGATTCCTATCGTTCGGACAGCGTACTGGCCGTAATGAAAACGGTCATTAAAAGGGAAAAGCCGAATCTGGTGATCCTCACCGGCGATGTTGTCGGCTCTGATAACAGAAAGAAGGCGTGGCTGAAAGTGGCCCGGGTAATGAGTGATGCAAAAGTTCCGTGGGCCGCGAGTTTGGGAAATCATGACGCAGAGTACGAAATTACCAAAGAGGAAACCATGGCTGCGATCGTAGGATTGCCCTATAACCTCACCATAAGCGGACCGGAAGAACTGGCCGGAAAAGGGAATTACGTCTTGCCGATTCAGTCGTCAAAATCGCAGAAGACAGCGGCCCTCTGTTATGTGTTAGATTCCGGTGAAAAACCAGACCCGAATGCTTACGAGTGGATGGATGATAGCCAGGTGCAATGGTACAGGAAGCAGAGTGCGGCATTTACCAGACAAAATAGTGGTACTCCGCTTCCTTCCCTGGCGTTTTTTCATATTCCTTTTGTTGAGTTCCATCATGTTATCGGGAAAAGTACCACCGTTGGCGTTAATCTGGACGCAATACCGGCTTCGGGTAGTTCCCGTTCCAACCTTTTTACCACCATGCAGGAGTGCAAAGATGTAATCGGTGTATTTGTGGGGCACGAGCACAACAATAATTACATTGGCTGCCTGGATGATATCTGCCTTGGATTCGGTCAGGCGACCGGACGACAGATTTATGGAGAACTCGGATCAGGAGCAAGGGTTATTGAATTGTATGAGGGACAACGGAAATTCGATTCCTGGATTCTGAAGTTATACGACAATAGCCGAGAAAAGGATACATGGAAACCTGCCAACAGCAATGAAAGGAAGTTTTTTGTTTCCTACCCGCGCTCGTTCGCAGAGAAAAAACCAAATGCCAGTAAGATCACCATGACAGCAGACGCGGATACCCGGTTGGGTATCCGCTTGTCTGGCAGCGGAACAGCTACGATCGATTGGGGAGACGGCTCCGCGAAGCAGGTCCTTACCCTTGCAGATGGTGCCGGTGTAAAAATCGATCATACCTACCCGGATGCCTCTGCACATACCATCGCTATCAATGGCGAGCATATCACAGCCCTGGACTGCAGGGATAGTAAATTATCCTACCTGGATGTAAGCAACAACACGGCGCTGACTTTTCTGGATTGCAGTGAAAACAGACTGACCTATCTGGACCTGAGCAACAATACTGCGCTGAAAATACTGTGGTGTAATGGCAATCAATTAAATTATTTAGATGTCAGTAAAAATGCATTGCTATCCGAGTTGTATTGCTACCGAAACCTGTTGACAAATCTGGATGTCACTAAAAATACCAGGCTGACCTGGTTGAATTGTTATCAAAACCTTTTAACAAGCCTGGATCTTGGAATGAACACATTACTGAGACGGCTGGATTGCTACGAAAACCGGTTGAAGACGTTGGATGTCAGTAAAAACACGGCACTGCAATGGTCGGTTTGCTGTGATAATCAGCTTTCAGCCGAGTCTCTGAATGCCTTGTTTGCGACCTTACCTCAAAGCGCCGCTGCCGCAAAATTATACGTAGCTGGTAACCCCGGTGAAAAGGATTGCGACCGGAGCATTGCCAAGAGTAAAAACTGGACCGTCGGCCTCAGGTATTAA
- a CDS encoding right-handed parallel beta-helix repeat-containing protein, translating to MKNQYSLFAISLFFLTIFFCFSLESYAKEIDIYISPTGSDNNSGTKGFPLKTLEKARDIARSVHRKSPGQPVTVYVAGGIYQLEKSVVFSAEDSGNERSPLVIKASGIGKPVFTGSRTLKKWQKLADPAKLALLSPDAKGKVYVTDVKEAGIVNFGDPIAAGKRPELFCNGVLQTLARWPDQGFATAGLVKGSTALPPVFKNKRGCKEGIFEYTEHRQNRWANESAPYLGGYWFWDWADEFQKVRNVDTLSKTLHLDEPYHHYGYKDSLRYFGVNLFCEIDQPGEWYLDRTDGRLYWYPPVDVHPNAADVGLSVFSEPFMIELKNCSYVTLQGLAFEESRGSAILVSGGRNCLIKDCRIERFGRDGVHVAGGSNHGISGCLIRTLGFRGIDMKGGDRKNLTPANSYIENTVVEYFSLFKRTYEPAVHLEGCGMRVSHNRFRYSSSSAMRLEGNDFTIEYNEVSHVVDESDDQGAVDIFYNPSYRGIKILFNRWSDISGGTHSGAAGVRLDDMISGVHIFGNIFERCGSAQFGGVQIHGGKDNLVENNLFYDCLAAVSFHQWGEKRWLKELDTLAIRKKIYEEVDIRSALYLAKYPELKTIRENADVNAIRNNLIVDCRNQFLRNKRDVLVLENNPQIQGNGSRVEAFCTPEILTAYGLKPIPLGEIGPQNNQWIK from the coding sequence ATGAAAAATCAATATTCCCTCTTTGCCATCAGTCTGTTTTTTTTGACTATATTTTTCTGTTTCTCTTTGGAAAGTTATGCAAAGGAAATTGACATATACATCTCACCAACGGGCAGCGACAACAATTCCGGAACCAAAGGTTTTCCCTTAAAGACACTTGAAAAAGCAAGGGACATTGCCCGCTCGGTTCACAGAAAATCGCCCGGCCAGCCGGTAACTGTATATGTAGCAGGTGGAATTTACCAGCTTGAAAAGTCCGTCGTGTTTAGCGCTGAAGACTCCGGAAATGAGAGAAGTCCGTTGGTGATCAAAGCTTCGGGTATTGGCAAGCCGGTTTTTACCGGAAGCCGTACCTTGAAAAAATGGCAGAAACTGGCAGATCCTGCGAAGCTGGCATTGCTGAGCCCTGATGCAAAAGGGAAAGTATATGTTACCGATGTAAAAGAAGCGGGAATTGTCAATTTTGGCGACCCGATAGCAGCTGGCAAACGCCCCGAATTATTTTGCAACGGCGTATTACAAACCCTCGCACGCTGGCCGGATCAAGGGTTTGCAACTGCCGGGCTTGTGAAAGGATCCACCGCATTACCTCCCGTATTTAAGAACAAGAGGGGATGCAAAGAAGGCATTTTTGAGTATACGGAACATCGTCAGAATCGTTGGGCGAATGAAAGTGCCCCGTACCTCGGTGGCTACTGGTTTTGGGATTGGGCCGACGAATTCCAGAAGGTACGTAACGTCGACACGCTTTCTAAAACCTTGCATCTGGACGAACCCTATCATCATTACGGCTATAAAGACAGTTTGAGATATTTTGGAGTGAACCTGTTTTGCGAAATCGACCAGCCCGGCGAATGGTATCTTGACCGCACCGACGGTAGGCTTTATTGGTATCCGCCGGTTGACGTGCATCCCAACGCCGCCGACGTAGGTCTTTCTGTATTCAGCGAGCCCTTTATGATTGAATTGAAAAACTGTTCTTATGTGACCTTGCAGGGATTGGCTTTCGAAGAAAGCCGTGGAAGCGCGATTTTGGTTTCAGGAGGGAGAAACTGCCTGATCAAAGATTGCAGGATCGAACGCTTTGGGCGTGATGGTGTACACGTAGCAGGTGGCTCCAATCATGGAATTTCGGGCTGTCTGATCCGGACGCTGGGTTTCCGAGGAATTGATATGAAAGGCGGGGACCGGAAAAATCTGACTCCTGCAAACAGTTATATTGAGAACACTGTGGTGGAATATTTCTCGCTTTTTAAAAGAACTTATGAACCGGCAGTTCACCTCGAAGGCTGCGGCATGCGGGTCAGCCACAACCGGTTTCGTTATTCGTCTTCGTCCGCCATGCGACTGGAGGGCAACGATTTTACCATCGAATACAACGAGGTAAGCCATGTAGTAGACGAGTCTGACGATCAGGGTGCGGTTGATATTTTTTACAATCCATCTTACCGGGGCATCAAGATACTTTTCAACCGGTGGTCTGATATTTCAGGCGGTACCCACAGCGGCGCTGCTGGAGTCCGGCTGGATGATATGATTTCGGGAGTCCACATTTTCGGAAACATTTTCGAAAGGTGCGGCTCGGCGCAATTCGGTGGTGTACAGATCCATGGCGGGAAGGATAATCTGGTGGAGAATAATCTGTTTTATGATTGTTTAGCCGCGGTTTCCTTTCACCAATGGGGTGAAAAACGCTGGCTGAAAGAACTGGACACCCTGGCCATTCGAAAAAAGATATATGAGGAGGTAGACATCCGGTCTGCGCTGTATCTCGCTAAATATCCTGAACTGAAAACAATACGGGAAAATGCCGATGTCAATGCGATCAGAAATAACCTGATTGTAGATTGCCGGAACCAGTTTCTGCGGAATAAAAGAGACGTTCTGGTTTTGGAAAATAACCCTCAAATTCAGGGAAACGGGAGCAGGGTGGAAGCATTTTGCACACCGGAAATACTTACCGCATATGGGTTAAAACCCATCCCCCTGGGGGAGATCGGCCCGCAGAATAATCAGTGGATCAAATAG
- a CDS encoding glycoside hydrolase family 36 protein yields MKKNLLIYFLAITLGHQTVYGQIPDFPDGADVHHWIEKHFAQGKIPPFSFIYGGKSSVSFIKNWKFSKEKLSPVHPHADVTVFTYSEPSGGLSVKCTLTRFTDFPAVEWVLHFSNQSAKNSPVIEKTCAIDYSFAGREAGNFVLHHSKGSNAEVNDFQPFDEPMQVGKNRYLTPWGGRSSDDTAFPFFNIEMPGRQGIVVAVGWTGKWFADVVQKDEKSVSLKSGMENMHLSLYTKEEIRTPKICLLFWEGEDQMTGHNQFRRFILAHHTRKINGRNPELPLSVSFELDGAPFPCTVHTCLTEAAAVAHIKRYQQFKFTPELFWIDAGWYTGCGWDKANGEWPQNVGNWTVDKERFPNGLKPVSDAAHAAGAKFMLWFEPERVYKGTQIYNDHPKWLQSLPGSDSYLYDLGNPDARLWLTDYLTDFLRKEGVDYYRQDFNFDPMPYWKNQDTPDRVGMAEAKYIEGLYAFWDSLLVRFPDMIIDNCASGGRRIDLETTSRSTPLWRSDLEQNSTGNQNHTYGLNLYLPLHGTALNKTGQYYVRSSLGSNAVITWSVDGNNNETIQTYQQYIAEFKRLRPYFYGDYYPLTVAHKRYMNNNSWLAYQLNRPENKDGLVMAFRRDRFTDDSMIIKLNGLVSEAQYELFYEDSGVGVVKSGQELNDGIEIKILDKPGSLLISYRLIEK; encoded by the coding sequence ATGAAAAAAAATCTGTTGATTTACTTTCTAGCCATTACGCTTGGCCATCAAACAGTGTACGGACAAATACCAGACTTCCCAGATGGAGCCGATGTTCATCACTGGATAGAAAAGCATTTCGCTCAGGGAAAAATTCCTCCGTTTTCGTTCATTTATGGCGGTAAAAGCTCTGTTTCGTTCATTAAAAACTGGAAGTTCAGCAAAGAAAAACTGAGCCCGGTCCATCCCCACGCAGATGTAACGGTTTTCACCTATTCGGAACCTTCCGGAGGGCTTTCGGTCAAATGTACCCTCACCCGGTTTACCGATTTCCCCGCCGTGGAATGGGTACTGCATTTCAGTAACCAGTCTGCTAAAAACTCCCCGGTTATTGAAAAAACCTGCGCCATTGACTATTCATTTGCAGGCCGGGAAGCTGGGAATTTCGTTCTGCACCATTCCAAAGGGAGTAATGCGGAAGTGAATGATTTTCAGCCCTTCGATGAGCCTATGCAGGTTGGGAAAAACAGATACCTGACTCCCTGGGGCGGGCGTTCATCGGACGATACCGCCTTTCCGTTTTTTAATATCGAAATGCCTGGTCGACAGGGAATTGTAGTTGCGGTTGGCTGGACGGGAAAATGGTTTGCCGATGTTGTCCAGAAAGATGAAAAATCCGTTTCGCTTAAGTCCGGTATGGAAAACATGCATCTCTCATTGTATACAAAGGAAGAAATTCGCACCCCCAAAATTTGTTTGCTTTTTTGGGAAGGTGAAGATCAGATGACGGGTCACAACCAGTTCCGACGGTTTATTTTGGCACATCATACCCGAAAAATAAACGGTCGAAATCCGGAGCTGCCATTATCGGTTTCATTTGAGCTGGATGGTGCACCTTTCCCTTGCACTGTTCATACGTGCCTGACGGAAGCAGCGGCGGTGGCGCATATCAAACGTTATCAGCAGTTCAAATTTACGCCTGAGCTTTTCTGGATAGATGCGGGATGGTATACGGGTTGTGGATGGGATAAAGCAAATGGGGAATGGCCGCAGAATGTGGGCAACTGGACGGTGGACAAAGAGCGTTTTCCCAACGGACTGAAACCCGTTTCGGACGCCGCCCATGCAGCGGGTGCCAAATTCATGTTGTGGTTTGAGCCCGAACGGGTGTATAAAGGGACACAGATTTACAACGATCACCCGAAATGGTTACAGAGCCTGCCAGGTTCAGACTCCTATTTATATGACCTGGGTAACCCTGATGCCCGATTGTGGTTAACGGACTATCTCACAGATTTCCTTCGGAAAGAAGGTGTTGACTACTACCGGCAGGACTTCAATTTTGATCCGATGCCTTACTGGAAAAATCAGGATACTCCCGACAGAGTCGGCATGGCAGAAGCAAAATATATTGAAGGCTTATATGCTTTCTGGGACAGCTTGCTTGTACGTTTTCCCGATATGATAATTGACAACTGTGCTTCGGGCGGCAGAAGGATTGATCTGGAAACAACATCACGGAGTACACCTTTATGGCGGTCTGACCTGGAACAAAATTCAACAGGCAACCAGAATCATACCTATGGACTGAATCTCTATTTGCCCCTGCATGGGACGGCCCTGAATAAAACAGGCCAGTATTATGTAAGATCGAGCCTGGGAAGTAACGCGGTCATCACCTGGAGTGTCGATGGCAATAACAATGAAACCATTCAAACCTACCAGCAGTACATCGCTGAGTTTAAACGATTGAGGCCCTATTTTTATGGCGACTATTATCCTTTAACTGTCGCTCATAAACGGTATATGAACAATAACTCCTGGCTGGCTTATCAGTTAAATCGTCCCGAGAACAAAGACGGATTGGTAATGGCATTTCGTCGTGACCGGTTTACCGACGACTCCATGATCATTAAATTGAACGGTTTGGTTTCCGAGGCGCAGTATGAACTGTTTTATGAAGACAGTGGAGTCGGTGTAGTAAAATCGGGTCAGGAGTTGAATGATGGAATAGAAATCAAGATTCTCGATAAACCCGGATCCCTGCTGATCAGCTATCGGCTGATTGAGAAGTGA
- a CDS encoding WD40/YVTN/BNR-like repeat-containing protein, whose amino-acid sequence MKKSFVFIPAVLLVLILLNSFVLKEKEAKKKPVKVGKSAGTAHIIFRSTDGGQTWQDISEGLPEKLQKEGVWRDGVFANDHGIYLRAGNGFYHSEPNAATSFWTQENFPGRQRNITPGRDGIFAYDFRGQFLQKANGTGNWSPVYGDFQHQAMRIDTTTDWMTRNYHEKIVHNVFETREGTVLVSSNNVLFRSANKGKTWEPVHAGGGAMKLTASDGVLVATSKEGILRSTDDGQNWEYVIREEGAGIAVERIDGGFAAILNNPETQTNSVHISLNGGETWTAIGDDLLPSWGSVFMKRIGLLQSLPSISSIKQVGKYLVCSRADGIFRSADRGKTWQPITLPSTEKYGFSLSVSGNVMYVMPNKGC is encoded by the coding sequence ATGAAAAAATCTTTTGTGTTTATTCCGGCCGTCCTCCTGGTATTGATCCTGCTCAATTCTTTTGTGTTAAAAGAAAAGGAGGCAAAAAAGAAACCAGTAAAAGTCGGCAAATCTGCAGGTACTGCTCACATCATTTTCAGATCTACTGATGGAGGGCAGACATGGCAGGATATTAGCGAAGGGCTGCCCGAAAAGTTGCAGAAAGAGGGGGTGTGGAGAGATGGTGTTTTTGCAAATGACCATGGTATTTATCTGCGTGCCGGAAACGGGTTTTATCACAGTGAACCGAATGCCGCTACTTCTTTCTGGACACAGGAGAATTTTCCTGGCAGGCAAAGGAACATTACCCCCGGCAGGGATGGGATATTTGCCTATGATTTCAGGGGACAATTTTTACAGAAAGCAAATGGAACCGGTAATTGGTCGCCGGTGTACGGCGATTTTCAGCACCAGGCCATGCGTATAGATACAACCACAGACTGGATGACCAGGAATTATCATGAGAAAATAGTACACAACGTTTTTGAAACACGCGAAGGTACCGTTCTTGTGAGCTCGAACAACGTTCTTTTCAGATCCGCTAATAAGGGGAAAACCTGGGAGCCCGTGCATGCTGGTGGCGGGGCAATGAAACTGACAGCGTCAGACGGGGTACTTGTGGCTACCAGCAAAGAGGGAATATTGAGATCCACGGATGATGGTCAAAACTGGGAGTATGTGATCCGTGAAGAGGGTGCCGGTATCGCCGTGGAACGTATCGATGGCGGATTTGCTGCTATACTAAACAACCCGGAAACCCAAACAAACAGCGTACACATTTCATTGAATGGGGGAGAAACCTGGACTGCCATCGGTGACGACCTTCTGCCTTCCTGGGGTAGTGTATTCATGAAAAGGATAGGCTTGCTTCAATCTTTGCCGAGTATTTCATCCATCAAACAAGTGGGTAAATATCTGGTATGTAGTCGGGCCGATGGTATATTCCGGTCAGCTGACAGGGGTAAAACCTGGCAACCCATAACCCTTCCTTCAACTGAAAAATACGGCTTCAGTTTATCTGTTTCGGGTAACGTGATGTATGTTATGCCCAATAAGGGATGTTGA
- a CDS encoding SDR family NAD(P)-dependent oxidoreductase produces the protein MTQQKVWFITGASRGFGRVWTEAALERGDKVAATARNPESIADLQTKYGDNVLVLELDVTRAEQVKQAVNTAHAHFGRLDIVLNNAGYSLVGTIEEAQADEIRAMYETNVLGPVAVIQAALPLLRAQGYGHIMGTSSNLGHVTLPVIGYYCSSKWAFEAIHESLAAEVSAFGIKVTILEPGAYATEFGTPESLKFAQGMDVYADFKAGFFGKLQNTQRGNPEATPQALFQVVDAENPPLRFNLGSHNLSQTRAAYAGRLATWEAWDAISASAQG, from the coding sequence ATGACACAACAAAAAGTATGGTTCATCACCGGCGCGTCGCGTGGTTTTGGCCGCGTCTGGACAGAGGCCGCATTGGAGCGTGGCGACAAGGTAGCCGCTACCGCGCGCAATCCGGAAAGTATCGCTGATCTTCAGACAAAATATGGCGACAATGTGCTGGTCCTGGAGCTTGACGTGACCAGGGCAGAGCAGGTAAAGCAGGCCGTCAACACGGCACATGCGCACTTCGGGAGGCTGGATATTGTCTTGAACAACGCCGGTTATTCCCTCGTTGGTACCATAGAAGAGGCCCAAGCGGACGAGATTCGTGCGATGTACGAAACCAATGTCCTTGGTCCGGTGGCGGTGATTCAGGCGGCTCTGCCGCTGTTGCGTGCGCAAGGCTACGGCCATATTATGGGCACTTCCAGTAACCTGGGCCACGTGACGTTGCCGGTCATTGGTTACTACTGTTCGTCCAAATGGGCATTTGAAGCCATTCATGAAAGTCTGGCTGCGGAAGTCAGTGCATTCGGTATCAAGGTAACCATTCTTGAACCCGGGGCGTATGCCACGGAGTTCGGTACCCCTGAATCGCTGAAGTTTGCGCAGGGCATGGATGTCTACGCCGATTTTAAGGCCGGGTTTTTCGGAAAGCTGCAAAACACCCAGCGTGGCAACCCGGAAGCGACACCGCAGGCGCTCTTCCAGGTCGTGGATGCCGAAAACCCGCCGCTGCGTTTTAACCTCGGCAGCCACAACCTTTCGCAGACACGCGCTGCGTATGCCGGGCGGCTTGCGACCTGGGAAGCATGGGATGCGATATCCGCCTCCGCACAGGGTTAA
- a CDS encoding helix-turn-helix domain-containing protein, giving the protein MKKEDHKLHRFESLSEAHRAFGLPQPAHPLISSINGAHSPVDPEKIPARHVLGFYKVSFKPKLGGRLKYGQGYYDFNDGGLLFAAPGQIIGGDDQEGTVCSQYSLLIHPDFFLGYPLAKKIRQYGFFSYAINEALHLSQTESETVLSIFRFIETELNSRIDDFSQDVLISQIELLLSYANRFYKRQFLTRRAASNDLLQKLDELLGAYFNDERSLRDGLPTVSFLATSLNVSPSYLSDMLRTLTGQSAQQHIHDKLIEKAKEKLSTTNLSVSEVAYALGFEHSQSFSKLFKAKTHLSPLEFRRSFH; this is encoded by the coding sequence ATGAAAAAAGAAGATCACAAACTGCACCGGTTCGAGTCGCTTTCAGAGGCGCACCGCGCTTTTGGTTTGCCGCAGCCTGCCCATCCGCTCATCAGTTCTATCAATGGCGCGCATTCGCCTGTAGACCCTGAGAAAATACCCGCGCGCCATGTGCTGGGGTTTTACAAGGTTTCTTTCAAGCCAAAGTTGGGCGGGAGGTTAAAGTACGGGCAGGGTTATTATGATTTTAATGATGGAGGCCTGCTCTTTGCGGCCCCGGGCCAGATTATCGGAGGCGACGACCAGGAGGGTACCGTATGCTCACAATATTCACTGCTCATTCATCCCGATTTCTTCCTTGGCTATCCGCTGGCCAAAAAGATCAGGCAGTATGGCTTTTTCTCTTATGCCATCAACGAAGCCCTGCATCTTTCCCAAACGGAGAGCGAAACGGTCCTCTCCATATTTCGTTTTATTGAAACGGAACTAAACAGCCGTATCGATGATTTTAGCCAGGACGTACTGATTTCGCAGATTGAACTGCTGCTCAGTTATGCCAATCGTTTTTACAAACGGCAGTTCCTGACGCGCAGGGCAGCCAGCAACGACTTGCTCCAAAAACTGGATGAGCTACTGGGTGCTTACTTTAACGATGAACGATCCCTGCGCGACGGCCTGCCGACGGTGAGTTTTCTGGCCACCAGCCTGAATGTTTCGCCCAGTTATCTGAGCGATATGCTGCGTACCCTTACGGGTCAAAGTGCGCAGCAACATATTCACGACAAACTGATTGAGAAAGCAAAGGAAAAACTCTCAACCACCAATCTGTCGGTCAGTGAGGTGGCCTATGCCCTCGGATTCGAGCATTCGCAGTCATTCAGTAAATTGTTCAAGGCCAAAACCCATCTGTCGCCCCTTGAATTCCGCAGGTCGTTCCATTGA